In Longimicrobium sp., the following are encoded in one genomic region:
- a CDS encoding CYTH domain-containing protein, with translation MSTNYESEFKFVSLGNIQLKFSPVESGRVVSEKVKMLCELLDITVEDSAQRKIQDEYFDDPGFTLLRNHCSLRRRLRNGSITATLKVEDQSTVDDALHRIETDFEDGEFQKLLRQPDALLSLLRMHLGQAIELGPIRHILTVHNRRTTMVLKTENSSYELAYDKYFYYSPLEGRFSEYFGEMEIEVLGDVMPLDSQLQMLRRATPVLLNSTTTKLSKVERGLRWLREQDAPKTVYVVAFDIVGYSLRTADVQKQMIMQFNKLTKEAIRQVRGHNHGEIIYLPTGDGMILIFEDHPETLLPIVFMLQDTVKRYRSTVPEQKQFSFRTGIHAGPVFKYSDVNENPNVAGNGINLAVRAMSLGDDWHIIATDAAFEAVGNIAEHLKSLFQLLGPRAVKHGVELRVYNVFDRERECGNPSPPR, from the coding sequence ATGTCTACTAACTACGAATCTGAATTTAAGTTTGTTAGCCTCGGGAATATTCAGCTCAAATTCTCACCGGTTGAAAGTGGACGGGTTGTATCAGAAAAGGTGAAAATGCTTTGTGAGTTACTGGACATCACTGTCGAGGATAGCGCTCAAAGAAAAATTCAAGATGAATACTTCGATGATCCTGGCTTTACACTGCTTCGCAACCACTGCAGTCTTCGGCGACGGCTCCGCAACGGGAGTATCACGGCTACTTTGAAGGTCGAAGATCAATCGACAGTTGATGATGCGTTGCACCGTATCGAAACTGACTTTGAAGACGGTGAGTTCCAGAAACTGCTGCGGCAGCCCGACGCTCTGCTGTCGCTACTTCGAATGCATCTCGGTCAAGCAATAGAGCTTGGCCCGATCCGCCACATTCTTACAGTCCACAACCGCCGCACCACAATGGTGTTAAAGACCGAAAATTCATCGTATGAACTTGCTTATGATAAATATTTTTATTATAGTCCTTTAGAGGGTCGCTTCAGCGAATATTTCGGTGAGATGGAAATTGAGGTGCTCGGGGATGTTATGCCACTCGATTCACAGTTGCAAATGCTACGGAGAGCGACACCGGTTCTACTGAACTCTACTACGACGAAATTGAGCAAAGTCGAACGAGGTTTGAGGTGGCTTCGGGAGCAAGATGCTCCTAAGACAGTTTACGTAGTTGCCTTCGATATTGTAGGCTACAGTTTACGAACGGCCGATGTCCAAAAGCAAATGATTATGCAATTTAACAAGTTGACTAAAGAAGCCATTCGGCAGGTGCGTGGGCACAATCACGGGGAAATCATTTATCTTCCCACCGGCGACGGAATGATACTGATTTTTGAAGATCATCCGGAGACACTCCTCCCAATAGTTTTCATGCTCCAAGATACTGTAAAACGCTATCGCTCGACGGTGCCGGAGCAGAAGCAATTCTCATTTCGTACGGGTATTCACGCTGGTCCTGTGTTTAAGTACTCCGACGTGAATGAAAATCCAAACGTTGCAGGTAATGGGATCAATCTTGCTGTACGTGCTATGTCTCTCGGAGACGATTGGCACATTATCGCCACAGACGCCGCCTTTGAGGCGGTTGGAAACATCGCTGAACATCTAAAGTCCTTATTTCAGTTACTCGGACCTAGAGCGGTCAAGCACGGAGTAGAACTACGCGTTTACAATGTTTTCGACCGAGAGCGCGAATGTGGGAATCCAAGCCCACCACGCTAA
- a CDS encoding co-chaperone GroES family protein produces the protein MPREVVVVGDKVLIKPEEENSKTPSGLYLPAGVKENEPAMGGYVVNVGPGYPTAEPVADGEPWSGGTRTGMRYVPLQAEKGDYAIFLRSNAVEVEIDGNKYLIVPHSAILLLIRDNLPLP, from the coding sequence ATGCCGCGTGAAGTGGTCGTGGTGGGGGACAAGGTCCTCATCAAGCCCGAGGAAGAGAACTCCAAGACGCCGTCGGGGCTGTACCTGCCGGCGGGGGTGAAGGAGAACGAGCCCGCGATGGGCGGCTACGTGGTGAACGTGGGCCCCGGCTACCCCACCGCCGAGCCCGTGGCCGACGGCGAGCCGTGGTCCGGCGGCACCCGCACGGGGATGCGCTACGTCCCCCTGCAGGCCGAGAAGGGCGACTACGCCATTTTCCTGCGCAGCAACGCCGTGGAGGTGGAGATCGACGGCAACAAGTACCTGATCGTCCCCCACTCGGCCATCCTGCTCCTCATCCGCGACAACCTGCCGCTGCCTTGA
- a CDS encoding class I SAM-dependent methyltransferase produces MSTAAGYFGPMREEYDSLVRRAVPRYDEMTARLVDYLPAEAARVLELGCGTGNLSLALAERFPGAAITFVDAAPEMVELTRTRLSETHPAAAQRASFVVKRFEELDPAPESFELVASCISLHHVADKGALYRVLRRALVPGGTFRFADQLWGGTEANAALNWARWLEFCRLPGNCSEEEIQSLLDHAREHDHYTPLGEHFRLLEEAGFVRVDCVWRNWMWGIVTAEAP; encoded by the coding sequence ATGTCCACCGCCGCCGGCTACTTCGGCCCCATGCGCGAGGAGTACGACTCGCTGGTCCGGCGCGCGGTGCCGCGCTACGACGAGATGACGGCGCGGCTGGTCGACTACCTCCCGGCGGAGGCGGCGCGGGTGCTGGAGCTGGGGTGCGGCACGGGGAACCTGTCGCTCGCGCTGGCGGAGCGCTTCCCCGGCGCGGCGATCACCTTCGTCGACGCGGCGCCGGAGATGGTGGAGCTCACCCGCACGCGCCTCTCCGAGACGCACCCCGCCGCGGCGCAGCGAGCGAGCTTCGTGGTGAAGCGCTTCGAGGAGCTCGATCCGGCGCCGGAATCGTTCGAGCTGGTGGCGTCGTGCATCAGCCTGCACCACGTGGCCGACAAGGGCGCGCTGTACCGGGTGCTGCGGCGGGCCCTGGTCCCGGGCGGCACCTTCCGCTTCGCCGACCAGCTCTGGGGAGGGACGGAGGCGAACGCGGCGCTCAACTGGGCGCGCTGGCTGGAGTTCTGCCGCCTCCCCGGCAACTGCAGCGAAGAGGAGATCCAGAGCCTGCTCGACCACGCTCGCGAGCACGACCACTACACCCCGCTCGGCGAGCACTTCCGGCTGCTGGAGGAGGCTGGCTTCGTCCGGGTGGACTGCGTCTGGCGCAACTGGATGTGGGGGATCGTTACCGCCGAGGCGCCGTAG
- the acnA gene encoding aconitate hydratase AcnA produces the protein MSDSFGVRSTLRVGGREYAIWRLDAAGDVSRLPYSLRILLENLLRTEDGVTVTRDDIEALARWDPKNPPDREIAYTPARVILQDFTGVPCVVDLAAMRDAMAELGGDPARINPLQPVELVIDHSIQVDAFGTRMAFEQNVELDYQRNAERYAFLRWGQQAFRNFKVVPPNTGIVHQVNLEYLSRVVFSTDENGAADGIPLAYPDTCVGTDSHTPMVNGLGVLAWGVGGIEAEAAMLGQPISMLIPEVIGFRLEGELPEGSTATDLVLTVTELLRKKGVVGKFVEFYGPGVASLALADRATIGNMSPEYGATCAIFPPDQVTLDYLRFTGRPQERIALVEAYMKEQGLFHTPDSPEPLFTDTLSLDLNSVEPSIAGPRRPQDRVRLSEAKKSFFASLPSLLPSGRAPHSQKDAANAESGAGADKVGVWGEGSADSPDAQKVLIEDAQAVLDHGSVVIAAITSCTNTSNPSVMIAAGLLAKKAVERGLDRKPWVKTSLAPGSKVVTAYYEKSGLLPYLEALGFSVVGYGCTTCIGNSGPLPQQISEAIQKGGLVACSVLSGNRNFEGRINSDVRANFLMSPPLVVAYALAGRIDWDPYNEPIGTDPNGRSVFLKDIWPTSTEVEQAIASSIESEMYRRSYAAVFEGDERWKSMPVPAGDRFEWTDESTYVRRPPYFDGMSREAPETVAEIRGARAVALLGDSVTTDHISPAGSIKKDSPAGKYLVEHGVEPKDFNSYGARRGNHEVMVRGTFANVRIRNQLAPGTEGGWTTYFPADEVTTIYDAAMRYQQDGTPLVVLAGKEYGSGSSRDWAAKGPYLQGIKAVIAESYERIHRSNLVGMGVLPLQFLAGESVQSLGLTGREHFDVEGLPELLDSGFAAGREVTVRARGEDGGEKTFRAFVRIDTPQEVLYYRHGGILQYVLRQLLGGKDRAEAISGVPAGAVSRDAAGGDRSVTEDSLESFPASDAPTY, from the coding sequence ATGAGCGACAGCTTCGGGGTCCGTTCCACCCTCCGCGTGGGCGGGCGCGAGTATGCCATCTGGCGCCTGGACGCCGCCGGCGACGTGAGCCGGCTGCCGTACAGCCTGCGCATCCTGCTGGAGAACCTGCTGCGCACCGAGGACGGCGTCACCGTCACCCGCGACGACATCGAGGCGCTGGCCCGCTGGGATCCGAAGAACCCGCCCGACCGCGAGATCGCCTACACCCCGGCGCGCGTGATCCTGCAGGACTTCACCGGCGTCCCCTGCGTCGTCGACCTGGCCGCCATGCGCGACGCCATGGCCGAGCTGGGCGGCGACCCGGCGCGCATCAACCCGCTGCAGCCGGTGGAGCTGGTGATCGACCACTCCATCCAGGTGGACGCCTTCGGCACCCGCATGGCGTTCGAGCAGAACGTGGAGCTCGACTACCAGCGCAACGCCGAGCGCTACGCCTTCCTGCGCTGGGGGCAGCAGGCGTTCCGCAATTTCAAGGTGGTGCCGCCCAACACCGGCATCGTCCACCAGGTGAACCTCGAGTACCTCTCGCGCGTCGTCTTCTCCACCGACGAGAACGGCGCGGCCGACGGCATCCCGCTCGCCTACCCCGACACCTGCGTGGGCACCGACAGCCACACGCCGATGGTGAACGGGCTGGGCGTGCTGGCCTGGGGCGTGGGCGGCATCGAGGCCGAAGCCGCCATGCTGGGGCAGCCGATCTCGATGCTCATCCCCGAGGTGATCGGCTTCCGGCTGGAGGGCGAGCTGCCGGAGGGGTCCACGGCCACCGACCTGGTGCTCACCGTCACCGAGCTGCTGCGCAAGAAGGGCGTGGTCGGCAAGTTCGTGGAGTTCTACGGCCCCGGCGTCGCCTCGCTCGCGCTCGCGGACCGGGCCACCATCGGCAACATGAGCCCGGAGTACGGCGCCACCTGCGCCATCTTCCCGCCCGACCAGGTGACGCTGGACTACCTGCGCTTCACCGGCCGCCCCCAGGAGCGCATCGCCCTGGTCGAGGCGTACATGAAGGAGCAGGGGCTCTTCCACACCCCCGACTCGCCCGAGCCGCTCTTCACCGACACCCTGTCGCTCGACCTGAACTCCGTCGAGCCCAGCATCGCCGGGCCGCGCCGCCCGCAGGACCGCGTGCGGCTCTCCGAGGCCAAGAAGTCGTTCTTCGCCTCGCTCCCGTCGCTGCTGCCCTCCGGGCGGGCGCCGCACTCGCAGAAGGACGCCGCCAACGCCGAGAGCGGCGCCGGGGCCGACAAGGTGGGCGTGTGGGGCGAGGGGAGCGCCGACAGCCCCGACGCGCAGAAGGTGCTGATCGAGGACGCCCAGGCGGTGCTGGACCACGGCTCGGTGGTGATCGCGGCGATCACCTCGTGCACCAACACCTCGAACCCGTCGGTGATGATCGCCGCGGGGCTGCTGGCGAAGAAGGCGGTGGAGCGCGGGCTGGACCGCAAGCCGTGGGTGAAGACGTCGCTGGCGCCGGGCTCGAAGGTCGTCACCGCGTACTACGAGAAGTCGGGGCTGCTCCCGTACCTGGAGGCGCTCGGCTTCAGCGTGGTCGGCTACGGCTGCACCACCTGCATCGGCAACTCGGGGCCGCTGCCGCAGCAGATCTCCGAGGCGATCCAGAAGGGCGGCCTGGTGGCCTGCTCGGTGCTCTCCGGCAACCGCAACTTCGAGGGGCGCATCAACTCCGACGTGCGCGCCAACTTCCTGATGTCGCCCCCGCTGGTCGTGGCCTACGCGCTGGCCGGGCGGATCGACTGGGACCCGTACAACGAGCCGATCGGCACCGACCCGAACGGGCGGAGCGTCTTCCTCAAGGACATCTGGCCCACGTCCACCGAGGTGGAGCAGGCGATCGCGAGCTCGATCGAGAGCGAGATGTACCGCCGGAGCTACGCGGCCGTCTTCGAGGGCGACGAGCGCTGGAAGTCGATGCCGGTGCCCGCGGGCGACCGCTTCGAGTGGACGGACGAGTCGACGTACGTGCGCCGGCCGCCGTACTTCGACGGGATGTCGCGCGAGGCGCCGGAGACGGTGGCGGAGATCCGCGGCGCCCGGGCCGTCGCGCTGCTGGGCGACTCGGTGACCACCGACCACATCTCCCCGGCCGGGAGCATCAAGAAGGACTCGCCCGCCGGGAAGTACCTGGTGGAGCACGGGGTGGAGCCGAAGGACTTCAACAGCTACGGCGCGCGGCGCGGCAACCACGAGGTGATGGTGCGCGGCACCTTCGCCAACGTGCGCATCCGCAACCAGCTGGCTCCGGGGACGGAGGGCGGCTGGACCACGTACTTCCCCGCCGACGAGGTGACGACCATCTACGACGCGGCGATGCGCTACCAGCAGGACGGCACGCCGCTCGTCGTGCTGGCCGGGAAGGAGTACGGCTCGGGCTCCTCGCGCGACTGGGCGGCCAAGGGGCCGTACCTGCAGGGGATCAAGGCGGTGATCGCGGAGAGCTACGAGCGCATCCACCGCTCCAACCTGGTGGGGATGGGCGTCCTCCCGCTGCAGTTCCTGGCGGGCGAGAGCGTGCAGTCGCTGGGCCTCACCGGCCGCGAGCACTTCGACGTCGAAGGCCTGCCGGAGCTGCTCGACAGCGGCTTCGCGGCGGGCCGCGAGGTCACCGTGCGCGCGCGCGGCGAGGACGGGGGGGAGAAGACGTTCCGCGCGTTCGTGCGCATCGACACGCCGCAGGAGGTGCTCTACTACCGCCACGGCGGCATCCTGCAGTACGTGCTGCGCCAGCTGCTGGGCGGGAAGGACAGGGCCGAGGCGATCAGCGGCGTCCCCGCCGGCGCCGTGAGCCGCGACGCCGCCGGCGGCGACCGCTCGGTGACGGAGGACTCGCTGGAGAGCTTCCCCGCGAGCGACGCGCCGACGTATTAA
- the thiL gene encoding thiamine-phosphate kinase: protein MSERRRGPERRRLRLGAGAEFDLIRRFYARGGGGAARYDVRVGPGDDCAVVAGDGIALSTDISVEGVHFRRDWMGFRDVGRRAAAAALSDLAAVAARPIGVLASLAVPPGDEKAHAEQVMEGVRRAAESVGAALLGGDLARTHGPLVVDVTVVGECPHPVLRSGARPGDEVWVTGELGAAAAYVEQRLQGRRPDGRARARFAAPAPRVREALWLAGHGLPTAMIDLSDGLAGDAAHLSAASGVAVLLSPELIPVHPAARRHAGKGGDALRLALTGGEDYELCFTAPIGAAEPHVDEFQQTFGVRLSCVGRVGGGDGVWWVDAEGNRRPLGLRGYRHFEEAEA from the coding sequence ATGAGCGAGCGACGCCGGGGGCCGGAGCGCCGCCGCCTCCGCCTGGGCGCCGGCGCCGAGTTCGACCTGATCCGCCGCTTCTACGCCCGCGGCGGGGGCGGCGCCGCGCGCTACGACGTGCGGGTGGGGCCGGGCGACGACTGCGCCGTGGTGGCGGGCGACGGGATCGCGCTCTCCACCGACATCTCCGTCGAGGGCGTGCACTTCCGGCGCGACTGGATGGGCTTCCGCGACGTGGGGCGGCGCGCCGCGGCCGCCGCGCTCAGCGACCTGGCCGCCGTGGCCGCGCGCCCGATCGGCGTGCTGGCCTCCCTCGCCGTGCCGCCGGGGGACGAGAAGGCCCACGCCGAGCAGGTGATGGAAGGCGTGCGCCGGGCGGCCGAGAGCGTGGGCGCCGCGCTCCTGGGCGGCGACCTGGCGCGCACGCACGGGCCGCTGGTGGTGGACGTCACCGTGGTGGGCGAGTGCCCGCACCCGGTGCTGCGCTCCGGCGCCCGCCCCGGCGACGAGGTGTGGGTGACGGGCGAGCTGGGGGCGGCGGCGGCGTACGTCGAGCAGCGCCTGCAGGGGCGCCGGCCCGACGGCCGCGCGCGCGCCCGCTTCGCCGCGCCCGCGCCCCGGGTGCGCGAGGCGCTCTGGCTGGCCGGGCACGGGCTGCCCACGGCGATGATCGACCTCTCCGATGGGCTGGCGGGCGACGCGGCACACCTCTCGGCCGCCAGCGGCGTGGCCGTGCTCCTCTCGCCCGAGCTGATCCCGGTGCACCCCGCCGCCCGCCGCCACGCCGGCAAGGGCGGCGACGCGCTGCGCCTGGCGCTGACCGGGGGCGAGGACTACGAGCTCTGCTTCACCGCGCCGATCGGCGCGGCCGAGCCGCACGTGGACGAGTTCCAGCAGACCTTCGGCGTGCGGCTGAGCTGCGTGGGGCGCGTGGGCGGCGGCGACGGGGTGTGGTGGGTGGACGCCGAGGGGAACCGGCGCCCGCTGGGGCTGCGCGGCTACCGGCACTTCGAGGAGGCCGAGGCGTGA
- a CDS encoding lysophospholipid acyltransferase family protein, protein MIRTVWFGLTALGMTLFWGPAVLFAAAFGLRDEDWYMDVVRLWARTVMRASGCRVVLHHPERVAPGEPRVIVSNHVSWFDVFALAASLPGRFHFVAKKELLKIPVFGPAMRAAGHITIDRSNRERAIESLREAGERIRRSPAVVVVYAEGTRSRDGRLQPFKKGAFMLAIESRVPIVPLAVAGSYEIMPKGSWRIRPNTIHLHFLEPVPAAEVAAAASLGVEPLMERVRMAIASVVGDLEPALPPSR, encoded by the coding sequence GTGATCCGCACCGTGTGGTTCGGGCTGACGGCGCTGGGGATGACGCTGTTCTGGGGCCCCGCCGTCCTCTTCGCCGCCGCGTTCGGACTCAGGGACGAAGACTGGTACATGGACGTGGTGCGGCTCTGGGCGCGCACGGTGATGCGGGCCAGCGGGTGCCGCGTCGTCCTCCACCACCCCGAGCGCGTGGCCCCGGGCGAGCCGCGGGTGATCGTGTCGAACCACGTCTCCTGGTTCGACGTGTTCGCGCTGGCGGCGTCGCTGCCGGGGCGCTTCCACTTCGTCGCCAAGAAGGAGCTGCTGAAGATCCCCGTCTTCGGCCCGGCGATGCGGGCGGCGGGACACATCACCATCGACCGCTCCAACCGCGAGCGGGCGATCGAGAGCCTGAGGGAAGCGGGCGAGCGCATCCGCAGGAGCCCCGCCGTGGTGGTGGTCTACGCCGAGGGGACGCGCTCGCGCGACGGGCGGCTGCAGCCGTTCAAGAAGGGGGCGTTCATGCTGGCCATCGAGTCGCGCGTCCCCATCGTCCCCCTGGCCGTGGCGGGGAGCTACGAGATCATGCCCAAGGGGAGCTGGCGCATCCGCCCCAACACCATCCACCTGCACTTCCTGGAGCCCGTCCCCGCCGCCGAGGTGGCGGCCGCCGCGTCGCTGGGCGTGGAGCCGCTGATGGAGCGCGTCCGCATGGCCATCGCCTCCGTCGTCGGCGACCTCGAGCCGGCGCTGCCGCCCTCCCGTTGA
- a CDS encoding toll/interleukin-1 receptor domain-containing protein, giving the protein MNTYRRALRDFQDYSDDVSRANAKTLPDALRRFASTLHTGTPLGDVVARLPRFDFDSWYERQRSTQRSMVGSADLSYPHNSEERLAAQVELIRRIAAGQIRLVDFSATFLWVANNSDANTAEFVRQIFRPFVRDFLRFVHDDPEFEARLHSGDETPIAPVVSELTLFISHSSADEAIARALIRLFEKALKISARKIRCTSIDGYRLPAGADTNDVLRTEVFGAELLVGLVTPTSIGSAYVLFELGARWGARRPLFPVLAGGATIDHLRGPLGVLNALNASVPDQVRQLIEDAAVALALPLEPMASFSAEIEAVVHASSGAPAGVK; this is encoded by the coding sequence ATGAATACCTATCGACGGGCGCTGCGCGACTTCCAAGACTATTCGGACGATGTGTCCAGGGCGAATGCGAAAACGCTTCCGGATGCGCTTCGGCGCTTCGCCTCAACGCTGCACACCGGGACGCCCCTTGGTGATGTCGTTGCCCGCCTGCCAAGATTTGATTTCGATTCTTGGTATGAGCGCCAAAGGTCGACGCAGCGCTCAATGGTCGGCAGTGCGGATTTGTCTTACCCCCACAATTCGGAGGAACGTCTTGCGGCTCAGGTGGAACTGATTCGGAGAATAGCTGCGGGTCAAATTAGACTGGTGGATTTCTCCGCTACGTTCCTGTGGGTGGCAAATAATTCTGATGCGAACACGGCAGAGTTCGTGCGGCAGATTTTCCGGCCGTTCGTTCGCGACTTCCTGCGCTTTGTCCACGACGACCCGGAGTTCGAGGCTAGGCTGCACAGTGGGGATGAGACTCCGATCGCTCCTGTAGTGTCCGAACTTACCCTGTTCATCAGCCACAGCAGTGCCGACGAGGCGATTGCCCGCGCGCTGATCCGCCTCTTTGAGAAGGCACTAAAGATCTCTGCCCGGAAAATCCGATGCACTAGCATAGACGGCTACCGTCTCCCCGCCGGGGCGGACACGAACGATGTTCTTCGAACGGAGGTGTTTGGCGCCGAACTCCTTGTCGGTCTTGTTACTCCGACGAGCATCGGTTCAGCTTACGTACTCTTTGAGCTTGGCGCGCGCTGGGGCGCCCGAAGGCCACTGTTTCCGGTGCTGGCCGGCGGGGCGACCATCGACCATCTGCGCGGGCCCCTTGGCGTCTTGAATGCGCTAAACGCCTCCGTCCCAGACCAAGTGCGGCAGTTGATAGAGGATGCCGCTGTCGCGCTCGCGCTCCCGCTTGAGCCGATGGCGTCGTTCTCGGCTGAGATCGAGGCGGTCGTGCACGCCTCCTCCGGGGCACCAGCAGGCGTTAAATAG
- a CDS encoding phosphoribosyltransferase has product MFPFPSPGQGRRFHDRHDAGRRLAERLRVYAGRPNVLVLALPRGGVPVAYEVARALGAPLDVFLVRKLGVPGHEELAMGAIASGGVRVLNERVVSQLRVPPQVIDRVAAAEERELVRRERAYRGDRPPPRVEGCDVILVDDGLATGASMRAAAAALRAQGPRRVVIAVPVAAAETCEEFRGEVDEIVCDLTPDPFYAVGLWYEDFSQTTDDEVRELLAAAGGGRPGHAAGEGASAGREG; this is encoded by the coding sequence ATGTTCCCGTTTCCTTCCCCCGGGCAGGGGCGGCGCTTCCACGACCGCCACGACGCGGGGCGGCGCTTGGCGGAGCGCCTGCGCGTGTACGCGGGGCGGCCGAACGTGCTGGTGCTGGCGCTGCCGCGCGGCGGGGTGCCGGTGGCGTACGAGGTGGCCCGCGCGCTCGGGGCGCCGCTCGACGTGTTCCTGGTGCGCAAGCTGGGCGTGCCCGGCCACGAGGAGCTGGCCATGGGCGCCATCGCCAGCGGCGGGGTGCGCGTGCTCAACGAGCGCGTGGTGAGCCAGCTGCGCGTCCCTCCCCAGGTGATCGACCGCGTGGCGGCGGCCGAGGAGCGCGAGCTCGTCCGCCGCGAGCGCGCCTACCGCGGCGACCGGCCGCCCCCGCGCGTGGAGGGGTGCGACGTGATCCTGGTGGACGACGGGCTGGCCACCGGCGCCAGCATGCGCGCGGCGGCGGCCGCGCTCCGGGCGCAGGGGCCGCGGCGCGTGGTGATCGCCGTCCCCGTGGCGGCGGCCGAGACGTGCGAGGAGTTCCGCGGCGAGGTGGACGAGATCGTCTGCGACCTCACCCCCGACCCGTTCTACGCCGTGGGGCTCTGGTACGAGGACTTCTCGCAGACCACCGACGACGAGGTGCGCGAGCTGCTGGCCGCCGCCGGGGGCGGGCGGCCCGGGCACGCCGCGGGCGAGGGCGCCTCGGCCGGGCGGGAGGGGTGA
- a CDS encoding dienelactone hydrolase family protein encodes MDTARTEHGEELVRVAAGRVSLEGSLGVPAGARGVVLFAHGSGSSRHSSRNRYVAGELRGAGLGTLLIDLLTPHEEAVDARTAHLRFDIDLLANRLVGALRWLGADPRTQGLPVGLFGASTGGGAALVAAAARANEVGAVVSRGGRPDLAGRALPEVRAPTLLVVGGDDVPVIRLNEQAYAQLRCEKRMEIVPGASHLFEEPGTLERVAELATAWFVRHLGTGILRTA; translated from the coding sequence ATGGACACGGCGCGGACGGAGCACGGCGAAGAGCTGGTGCGGGTGGCGGCCGGGCGGGTGAGCCTGGAGGGGAGCCTGGGCGTGCCGGCCGGCGCGCGCGGGGTGGTGCTCTTCGCGCACGGCAGCGGGAGCAGCCGCCACAGCTCCCGCAACCGCTACGTGGCCGGCGAGCTGCGCGGCGCCGGGCTGGGGACGCTGCTCATCGACCTGCTCACCCCGCACGAGGAGGCGGTGGACGCGCGCACCGCCCACCTGCGCTTCGACATCGACCTGCTGGCCAACCGGCTGGTGGGCGCCCTCCGCTGGCTGGGCGCCGACCCGCGCACGCAGGGGCTCCCCGTGGGCCTCTTCGGCGCCAGCACGGGGGGCGGGGCGGCGCTGGTGGCCGCGGCGGCGCGGGCGAACGAGGTGGGCGCGGTGGTCTCGCGCGGCGGGCGCCCCGACCTGGCGGGCAGGGCCCTTCCCGAGGTGCGCGCCCCCACCCTCCTGGTGGTCGGCGGCGACGACGTGCCGGTGATCCGCCTGAACGAGCAGGCGTACGCCCAGCTGCGCTGCGAGAAGCGGATGGAGATCGTCCCCGGCGCCAGCCATCTCTTCGAGGAGCCCGGCACCCTGGAGCGGGTCGCCGAGCTCGCCACCGCCTGGTTCGTCCGCCACCTGGGCACCGGGATCCTGAGAACCGCATAG